The Christiangramia flava JLT2011 genome has a segment encoding these proteins:
- a CDS encoding tetratricopeptide repeat protein yields MKKQLKIGVLTFILSVFSVHAQQENPKKLKKESDRYIYEAQEALSENDYASAEAEYRKAIAKDPSNTVAKYNMGNLYYGKENTVSAENRLKQAAKIAESKSEKHQIYHNLGNSYMQKKDYSSAVEAYKNALRNDPSDDETRYNLALAKQKEEEEQKNGQGQDQDKDQNKDQQNDGGGGDQDQQDQDQNKDQNEGEGGDQNKDQQLKDEGENNKDKKEGDQNKDQQNEQGEQPKDQQGDGDKKQQQQPKAAQGQLSPQQIKSLLEAMNNEEKKVQDKINAEKAKGVKVRTEKDW; encoded by the coding sequence ATGAAGAAGCAGCTTAAAATAGGGGTTTTGACATTTATACTATCGGTGTTTTCGGTTCATGCACAGCAGGAAAATCCGAAGAAGCTGAAAAAGGAATCTGATCGTTATATTTACGAGGCTCAGGAAGCGCTTTCAGAAAATGATTATGCTTCCGCAGAAGCTGAGTACCGCAAGGCGATCGCCAAAGACCCTTCGAATACGGTCGCAAAATACAATATGGGAAACCTGTATTATGGCAAAGAGAACACGGTTTCTGCGGAAAACAGGCTGAAACAGGCGGCAAAAATAGCCGAGAGCAAAAGTGAAAAGCACCAGATCTATCACAATCTTGGAAATTCCTATATGCAGAAAAAGGATTATTCCAGCGCGGTAGAAGCATATAAAAACGCACTTAGGAACGATCCTTCAGATGATGAGACCCGTTATAATCTGGCGTTAGCGAAGCAGAAAGAGGAAGAAGAACAAAAGAACGGGCAGGGCCAGGATCAGGATAAAGATCAGAATAAGGATCAGCAAAACGATGGCGGCGGCGGAGATCAGGACCAACAGGATCAGGATCAAAACAAAGACCAGAACGAAGGCGAAGGCGGTGATCAAAACAAGGATCAGCAGCTAAAAGATGAAGGAGAAAACAACAAGGATAAAAAAGAAGGCGACCAGAATAAAGACCAGCAGAACGAACAGGGCGAGCAGCCTAAGGATCAGCAGGGCGACGGGGATAAAAAGCAGCAACAGCAGCCAAAGGCCGCTCAGGGACAGCTTTCTCCACAGCAGATCAAGAGTTTACTGGAAGCCATGAATAATGAAGAGAAAAAAGTTCAGGATAAGATCAATGCTGAAAAGGCAAAAGGAGTGAAGGTCAGAACCGAAAAAGACTGGTAA
- a CDS encoding vWA domain-containing protein: MFANFNFENPGFFWLFLLLPIAIAWYIWKRNRQTAELKISSTKGFRAKSSLLARLRPVLFVLRLLVLALIITALARPRTVDVSTKTSSTKGIDIVMAIDVSASMLARDLEPNRLDATKSVAEEFVKGRPGDRIGLVVYAGESFTKTPITSDKAIVLKALEDIEYTNVLQSGTAIGSGLATSVNRLKDSKADSKVIILLTDGVNNSGFIDPNTASELAVEFGIKVYTIGVGSNGMALSPIGMTGNGRLQFGNVPVEIDEALLKQISDATGGQYFRATDNEKLEEIYSQIDQLEKTDIEEFRYYNYDEKFRPLVLLAGALLLFEILLRYTLFRSFI; the protein is encoded by the coding sequence ATGTTTGCCAACTTCAATTTTGAAAATCCGGGTTTCTTTTGGCTGTTTTTACTGCTGCCAATCGCCATTGCCTGGTATATCTGGAAGCGAAACCGGCAAACGGCAGAACTAAAGATTTCCAGCACGAAGGGTTTTCGTGCGAAAAGCAGCCTTCTGGCCAGATTACGCCCGGTACTTTTTGTGCTTCGGCTACTGGTATTGGCACTTATCATCACCGCACTGGCCAGGCCCAGAACGGTTGATGTTTCCACAAAGACCAGCAGTACCAAGGGTATAGATATCGTGATGGCAATAGATGTTTCTGCCAGTATGCTGGCGAGGGACCTGGAACCAAACAGGCTGGACGCTACCAAAAGTGTGGCGGAAGAATTTGTAAAAGGAAGGCCTGGTGACCGGATTGGCCTGGTGGTCTATGCCGGAGAGAGTTTTACCAAAACGCCTATCACCAGTGATAAGGCTATTGTGCTGAAGGCTTTGGAGGATATTGAGTATACCAATGTGCTGCAAAGCGGAACGGCGATTGGTTCGGGACTTGCCACTTCCGTAAACCGGTTGAAAGACAGTAAAGCCGATAGTAAGGTCATAATTTTATTAACCGATGGAGTGAACAATTCCGGATTTATTGACCCCAATACCGCGAGCGAACTGGCCGTGGAATTTGGAATTAAAGTCTATACCATTGGTGTGGGAAGCAACGGAATGGCACTTTCTCCCATCGGGATGACTGGAAATGGCCGGCTCCAGTTCGGGAATGTGCCGGTAGAGATTGACGAAGCTTTGCTGAAGCAGATATCTGATGCCACTGGCGGGCAGTATTTCCGTGCTACCGATAATGAGAAACTCGAGGAAATCTATTCCCAGATCGACCAGCTCGAGAAAACAGATATCGAAGAATTTCGTTATTATAATTATGATGAAAAGTTCAGGCCGCTGGTATTGTTAGCCGGTGCGTTGCTGCTTTTTGAGATCCTGTTGCGTTATACGTTATTCAGAAGTTTTATATAG
- a CDS encoding vWA domain-containing protein, with protein MVVLEEKIWFWLLLVIPAILLLYFAFLFWQRRTRKKFASSQMLRYLAPNRSSFKAALKLSILLLAIASLIMALVNPKMGTKMKTVKREGLDIVFAIDVSKSMDAEDIAPSRLEKSKQLVSQILNSLASDRIGIIAYAGGAFPQLPITTDYSAARMFLQSLNTDMISSQGTAISDAIELSTTYFDDEQQTNRVLFIISDGEDHEGNVDDITKEAAKKGIRIFTIGVGTEKGGPIPIKRNGIVQNYKKDMQGETVITKLNPGTLEEIAKAANGEYIDGRVTADVVEKVQEELENIEKSEFEAKQFADYESHFQWFLGLALALLFLDIFILQRATSWLQKLNLFNENKKEKHEEAA; from the coding sequence ATGGTGGTTTTAGAAGAAAAAATATGGTTCTGGTTGTTGCTCGTCATCCCTGCGATTCTGCTGCTCTACTTTGCATTTCTCTTCTGGCAGCGGAGAACCCGCAAGAAATTTGCGAGCAGCCAGATGTTGCGCTACCTCGCACCGAACCGGTCTTCCTTTAAAGCGGCTTTGAAACTGAGTATATTATTACTGGCCATTGCCAGTTTGATTATGGCCCTGGTGAACCCGAAAATGGGAACCAAGATGAAAACAGTGAAGCGGGAGGGTCTGGATATTGTGTTCGCGATCGATGTTTCCAAAAGTATGGATGCGGAAGATATTGCTCCGTCCAGGCTGGAAAAATCCAAACAGCTGGTGAGTCAGATTCTGAATAGTCTGGCCAGTGACCGAATTGGGATCATTGCCTACGCCGGCGGTGCCTTTCCGCAGTTGCCTATTACTACTGATTATTCCGCAGCCAGAATGTTCCTGCAATCGCTCAATACCGATATGATCTCTTCGCAGGGAACGGCGATCAGCGATGCCATTGAGCTTTCCACGACTTATTTTGATGACGAGCAGCAGACGAACCGGGTGCTTTTTATCATCAGTGACGGGGAAGATCATGAGGGGAATGTAGACGATATTACCAAAGAGGCCGCTAAAAAAGGGATTCGTATTTTTACCATTGGGGTGGGAACCGAAAAAGGAGGTCCAATCCCGATCAAACGAAATGGCATCGTTCAGAATTATAAAAAAGACATGCAGGGCGAAACGGTGATTACCAAGCTGAACCCCGGAACCCTGGAGGAGATTGCAAAAGCCGCCAATGGAGAGTATATTGACGGTCGCGTGACAGCCGATGTGGTGGAAAAAGTCCAGGAAGAATTGGAGAATATCGAAAAAAGCGAATTTGAAGCCAAGCAGTTTGCCGACTATGAATCTCATTTTCAATGGTTCCTGGGACTGGCTTTGGCACTATTATTTCTTGATATATTCATCCTGCAACGGGCGACATCCTGGTTGCAAAAACTGAATCTGTTCAACGAAAACAAGAAGGAGAAGCATGAAGAAGCAGCTTAA
- a CDS encoding DUF4381 domain-containing protein, with amino-acid sequence MKILNKNRRPLTTISAYLGFLFFIAILFCGNSAIAQSVQASIDSSSIKIGEQITYQINVQSDPDAMVVFPEGETFSPLELVESPEPDTIKDQNGYRLLKEYFLTQFDSGQYVIPRQEVLIRDQKFYTDSISVEVRDVVVDTTKQKLYPIKPSVEVSGGLQIPDWVWWLLAIALVAAVVGWLIIRGRKKRNEEKELPPYEQAMAELHQLDESNLLEKRNIKEYYSQLSFSARKFLDRKIYDRGLESTTGELIRYLEAEKDSGHLNLSEKTIEDFRIILERADLAKFANNKPDVITAKEDRSRTQQIIEGLRESVPEPTEEELLQDEAYQSELERKRKRRRIIFGVLAVIMILGIGITTLIVTKGFTYVKDTYLGHPTKELLEGDWIRSEYGNPSVAITTPRVLKRGEMNLPDEAKSNMLGAETFSYGSLLSNFYVTVNTIQFKGEVKFDMKKAIDGIYSVLEQQGATNIVMKQEDFTTVGGAKGMKVFGTLDAKNPVTGQSIPNEYAILNFAEQGGFEQVIVVFNADDQYARELSERIINSVELNTNQEE; translated from the coding sequence ATGAAAATCTTAAATAAAAACAGAAGACCGCTAACCACTATCTCAGCCTACCTGGGATTTCTGTTTTTTATAGCCATTCTTTTCTGTGGGAACTCGGCAATTGCACAAAGCGTTCAAGCCAGTATCGATTCCTCGAGTATCAAGATCGGGGAACAGATCACCTACCAGATCAATGTGCAAAGCGATCCAGATGCGATGGTCGTTTTTCCGGAAGGAGAAACTTTTTCGCCACTGGAACTGGTAGAATCGCCCGAGCCAGATACTATTAAAGATCAAAACGGCTATCGTTTACTGAAGGAGTATTTCCTCACACAGTTCGATTCCGGCCAGTATGTGATCCCACGACAGGAAGTCTTGATTCGCGATCAGAAATTTTATACTGATTCGATTTCGGTGGAAGTGCGGGATGTCGTGGTAGATACCACCAAACAAAAACTCTATCCTATCAAACCTTCCGTTGAGGTTTCCGGTGGGCTTCAAATCCCAGACTGGGTCTGGTGGTTGCTGGCCATTGCTTTGGTAGCCGCCGTGGTGGGCTGGCTCATCATCCGCGGAAGAAAGAAAAGAAACGAAGAAAAAGAACTGCCGCCTTACGAACAGGCAATGGCAGAACTGCACCAGCTCGACGAATCTAATTTGCTGGAAAAAAGAAATATTAAAGAATATTACTCGCAATTGAGTTTTTCTGCCAGGAAATTCCTGGATCGCAAGATCTATGATCGAGGCCTGGAAAGTACTACCGGGGAACTGATCAGGTACCTGGAAGCTGAAAAAGACAGCGGACATTTAAATCTTTCAGAAAAAACCATTGAGGATTTCAGGATCATTTTGGAACGAGCCGACCTGGCGAAATTTGCCAATAATAAGCCGGATGTGATCACCGCAAAAGAAGATCGCAGCCGTACACAGCAGATTATCGAGGGGCTTCGTGAATCGGTTCCTGAGCCTACCGAAGAAGAATTGCTTCAGGATGAGGCCTACCAGAGTGAACTGGAGCGCAAACGCAAACGCAGAAGGATCATTTTTGGAGTTCTGGCCGTGATCATGATCCTGGGAATAGGCATTACCACTCTCATCGTGACTAAAGGATTTACCTATGTCAAAGATACTTACCTCGGGCATCCTACCAAGGAGTTGCTGGAAGGTGACTGGATTCGCAGTGAATACGGAAATCCTTCCGTAGCCATTACCACCCCGCGAGTTCTGAAAAGGGGTGAGATGAATTTGCCAGACGAGGCGAAGAGCAACATGCTGGGAGCTGAAACTTTCAGTTACGGAAGTCTGCTCAGCAACTTCTATGTCACCGTAAACACCATACAGTTCAAAGGGGAAGTGAAATTTGACATGAAAAAGGCGATAGACGGAATTTACAGCGTACTGGAACAACAGGGTGCCACGAATATCGTCATGAAACAGGAAGATTTCACTACTGTTGGCGGGGCAAAAGGAATGAAGGTCTTCGGAACGCTGGATGCTAAAAATCCGGTTACCGGGCAGTCTATCCCGAATGAATACGCTATTCTGAATTTTGCCGAGCAGGGCGGTTTTGAACAGGTTATCGTGGTGTTCAATGCAGATGACCAATACGCCCGGGAACTTTCAGAGCGCATCATCAATTCAGTGGAATTAAATACTAATCAGGAAGAATAA
- a CDS encoding SDR family NAD(P)-dependent oxidoreductase, with the protein MNKTALITGATSGIGKSTAIRFAVEGFRLILCGRRLERLEQLKKELSVETEVHILNFDVRNREDVFSEIASLPPEFSNIDILVNNAGNAHGLDPIQEGSIEDWEAMMDINVKGLLYVSKAVIPKMIEKQSGHIINIGSTAGKEVYPKGNVYCASKHAVDAINQGMRIDLNGNGIRVGAVNPGLVQTEFSEVRFKGDSDKADKVYQGFQALKPEDIADIIHFVVTRPYHVNIADLVVLPTAQATSTIVDKKA; encoded by the coding sequence ATGAATAAAACTGCCCTGATAACCGGTGCCACCAGCGGGATTGGTAAATCTACCGCCATCCGCTTTGCAGTGGAAGGTTTTCGCCTGATCCTCTGCGGAAGAAGACTGGAACGACTGGAACAATTAAAAAAAGAACTATCTGTGGAAACTGAGGTACACATCCTCAATTTTGATGTGAGGAATCGTGAGGACGTTTTCAGTGAGATCGCTTCGCTTCCTCCGGAATTCAGCAACATCGATATCCTGGTAAATAATGCCGGAAATGCTCATGGCCTGGACCCCATCCAGGAAGGTAGCATTGAAGACTGGGAAGCGATGATGGACATTAACGTGAAAGGCCTCCTGTACGTTAGCAAGGCGGTCATTCCGAAGATGATCGAAAAACAAAGCGGCCACATCATCAATATTGGTTCTACAGCCGGGAAAGAGGTCTACCCAAAAGGTAATGTGTATTGTGCCAGTAAGCATGCGGTAGACGCGATCAATCAAGGAATGCGAATTGACCTTAACGGGAATGGTATTCGTGTGGGAGCCGTCAATCCCGGACTCGTTCAAACCGAATTCAGCGAAGTTCGCTTCAAAGGTGATAGTGATAAAGCCGACAAGGTTTACCAGGGCTTCCAGGCCTTAAAACCCGAAGATATTGCAGATATTATTCATTTTGTGGTCACTCGACCTTACCATGTGAACATTGCTGATCTCGTGGTTCTTCCTACCGCTCAGGCTACCAGCACGATCGTAGACAAAAAGGCCTAA
- a CDS encoding AAA family ATPase: protein MMENDSSVDIASINEKIERESAFVDLLTREMNKVIVGQKHMVERLLIGLLGQGHILLEGVPGLAKTLAINTLSQAVHGSFSRIQFTPDLLPADVVGTLIYNMKVNDFSIKKGPIFANFVLADEINRAPAKVQSALLEAMQEKQVTIGDETFKLDKPFLVMATQNPVEQEGTYPLPEAQVDRFMLKTVIKYPQMAEEQLIIRANLKGGFEKVNPVVDLEQILRAQQAVREVYMDEKIEKYILDIIFATRNPENYNLKDIAPLISFGASPRGSINLAIASKCYAFIKRRGYVVPEDVRAVVHDVLRHRIGITYEAEAENITSEDLVNKIVNEIEVP, encoded by the coding sequence ATGATGGAAAACGATTCATCAGTTGATATTGCCAGTATTAACGAAAAAATTGAAAGAGAAAGTGCCTTTGTAGACCTTTTAACCAGAGAAATGAATAAAGTAATTGTTGGCCAGAAACACATGGTTGAGCGATTACTTATTGGTTTATTGGGTCAGGGCCATATTTTATTAGAAGGAGTACCGGGACTTGCGAAAACACTAGCCATTAATACCCTTTCGCAGGCAGTTCACGGAAGCTTTAGCAGGATACAGTTCACTCCAGACCTTTTGCCGGCAGATGTTGTTGGTACATTGATCTATAATATGAAAGTGAACGATTTCAGTATTAAGAAAGGGCCGATCTTCGCCAATTTCGTCCTTGCAGATGAGATCAACAGGGCGCCGGCAAAAGTTCAGTCGGCTTTACTGGAAGCGATGCAGGAGAAGCAGGTGACCATTGGTGATGAGACCTTTAAACTGGATAAGCCATTTCTTGTAATGGCTACTCAAAACCCGGTAGAACAGGAAGGAACCTATCCGTTGCCGGAAGCGCAGGTAGACCGTTTCATGCTGAAAACGGTTATCAAATATCCGCAGATGGCTGAAGAGCAACTAATCATTCGGGCAAATCTTAAAGGCGGTTTTGAAAAAGTAAATCCCGTTGTAGATCTGGAACAGATTCTTCGAGCACAACAGGCGGTTCGAGAGGTTTATATGGATGAAAAGATCGAAAAGTATATCCTCGATATCATCTTCGCGACCAGAAATCCTGAAAACTATAATTTGAAGGATATCGCGCCGCTTATCAGTTTTGGTGCATCACCTAGGGGTAGTATCAACCTGGCGATCGCTTCTAAATGTTATGCGTTTATTAAACGTCGTGGCTATGTGGTGCCGGAAGATGTTCGTGCCGTTGTTCATGATGTATTACGTCACAGAATAGGTATCACTTACGAGGCTGAGGCTGAAAATATTACTTCTGAAGATCTGGTTAACAAGATCGTCAATGAAATTGAAGTACCATAG
- a CDS encoding ATP-binding protein, which yields MINKRLLIKNLLAHNDENSFYDKKRQLNIGEKEGKAKFLKHICALSNSNPENNSYIVIGVEDEDNAIVGIDFFDDSKIQNLVNAYLTNPPLISYENIPFPHLPDNLVVGLVTIRPNRGRICSLRKNIWKYYGGSIFLRDGSISMPKVFDIEIKDVNSGLVASIENNSHNNIEHTLDGVFDFMKKRRDYHPAYQVFKEYFVVCWAGKEKKSHEETYFSRVDIELINEQVKLFYSDLDEVSINVTPEQFEIVEYVHLGLQDQFKYYPLERVTISFKDNANYDIDSQLLFEPPQFDKKVLHHIYNTNKALVERLKKGYELTAGQKKDLKNLPSTYLILYLNDFKEALTQLEVAKPYLKAYNQQVYQSYKESMRILRKVKYN from the coding sequence ATGATCAACAAGCGTCTTCTTATTAAGAACCTGCTCGCACATAACGACGAGAACAGCTTCTATGACAAGAAACGCCAGCTGAACATTGGGGAAAAAGAAGGAAAAGCCAAATTCCTGAAGCATATCTGTGCACTCTCCAACAGCAACCCGGAAAACAATTCCTATATCGTGATAGGCGTGGAAGATGAAGATAACGCGATCGTGGGAATCGACTTTTTTGACGACAGCAAGATACAGAACCTGGTGAACGCTTATCTCACCAATCCGCCACTTATTTCATATGAAAATATTCCTTTCCCGCACTTGCCTGATAATCTGGTGGTGGGACTGGTGACCATCCGGCCAAACCGCGGCAGGATCTGTTCCCTGCGGAAAAACATCTGGAAATATTACGGCGGCTCTATTTTCCTGCGAGACGGAAGCATCAGCATGCCGAAAGTTTTCGACATTGAGATCAAAGACGTGAATTCCGGTTTGGTTGCTTCGATTGAAAATAATTCGCACAATAATATCGAGCATACGCTGGACGGTGTTTTCGATTTTATGAAAAAACGAAGAGACTATCATCCTGCCTACCAGGTTTTCAAGGAATATTTCGTGGTTTGCTGGGCCGGGAAGGAAAAGAAATCTCATGAGGAAACCTATTTTTCAAGGGTCGATATTGAACTTATTAACGAGCAGGTGAAACTGTTCTATTCAGATCTGGATGAAGTAAGCATTAACGTCACGCCAGAGCAGTTCGAAATTGTGGAATATGTGCATCTCGGGCTTCAGGACCAGTTCAAGTACTACCCCCTGGAGCGGGTCACCATCAGTTTTAAAGATAATGCCAATTACGATATAGACAGCCAGTTGCTTTTTGAACCACCGCAATTCGATAAAAAAGTGCTGCATCATATTTACAATACTAATAAAGCCCTGGTGGAACGCTTAAAAAAAGGCTACGAATTAACCGCAGGCCAGAAAAAGGACCTGAAAAACCTGCCTTCCACCTATTTAATACTTTATTTAAACGATTTTAAAGAAGCTTTAACCCAACTCGAAGTGGCCAAACCCTACCTTAAGGCCTATAACCAACAGGTGTATCAAAGCTATAAGGAGAGTATGCGAATTTTACGAAAAGTAAAATACAATTAA
- a CDS encoding DUF4382 domain-containing protein yields the protein MRILKTLNVKTLLLAAMVVVGLTSCDKEDDGSVNGGGTANLTVRMTDAPGDYDAVLIDVQDIMIHVDAEGDAELEGDDDGDGWISVENVNTGVYDLLELTGGVSELLADTEVPAGFVSQIRLVLGTNNSIVVDGESKPLNTPSAQQSGLKLQLNQDFEPGESYAYMLDFDVDQSVVTTGNGGYNLKPVIRVAAEINSGTVVGSVSPANIQSLVKISNTNNTISAYTDAEGHFSLNGVPPGTYMLTITPDVASGLSVYTIETVEVEANETTELELIEL from the coding sequence ATGAGAATTTTAAAAACTTTGAATGTAAAAACACTTTTACTTGCCGCTATGGTAGTCGTTGGCTTGACAAGTTGTGACAAAGAAGATGATGGGTCTGTAAATGGTGGAGGAACCGCCAACCTAACAGTTAGAATGACCGATGCTCCCGGAGATTATGATGCCGTATTGATCGATGTTCAGGATATCATGATCCATGTCGACGCTGAAGGCGATGCCGAACTGGAAGGTGATGATGATGGAGATGGCTGGATTAGCGTTGAGAATGTGAATACCGGGGTGTATGACCTTTTGGAACTAACCGGTGGAGTATCTGAACTACTGGCTGATACCGAAGTTCCTGCTGGATTTGTGAGCCAGATCAGGCTGGTCCTGGGAACCAATAACAGTATTGTAGTGGACGGGGAATCGAAGCCACTAAACACGCCTAGCGCGCAGCAGTCTGGTTTAAAACTTCAGTTAAACCAGGATTTTGAACCTGGTGAGAGCTATGCCTATATGCTGGATTTCGACGTAGATCAGTCGGTTGTGACTACCGGGAACGGTGGTTATAATTTGAAACCGGTAATTCGCGTGGCTGCCGAAATCAATTCAGGAACGGTAGTAGGATCTGTTTCTCCTGCCAATATCCAGAGCCTGGTAAAAATCAGCAACACGAACAATACAATTTCTGCTTATACTGATGCGGAAGGGCATTTTTCTTTGAACGGAGTACCTCCGGGAACGTATATGCTGACCATCACTCCAGATGTAGCTTCCGGACTTTCAGTTTATACTATTGAAACGGTTGAAGTGGAAGCTAATGAAACTACAGAACTGGAATTGATCGAACTGTAA
- a CDS encoding DUF58 domain-containing protein, translating into MDTKELLKKVRKIEIKTRRLSDHVFGGEYHSTFKGRGMTFSEVRQYQFGDDVRSIDWNVTARYNEPFVKVFEEERELTMMLLVDVSASEMFGTQEQFKKDVITEIAATLAFSATQNNDKIGLMLFTDQIELYIPPKKGRLHVLRIIRELLEFKPAGKKTDIANALKYLSNVMKKKAIVFVLSDFLADDYRHTLKIAANRHDVTGIRVYDEGEESIPNLGLVQMYDEETGRYVTVNTGSKSVRNAYAEYYRERLDYFQQSFSQSGAGVISNRTDESYVKKLLGYFKRRA; encoded by the coding sequence ATGGATACAAAAGAGCTTCTCAAGAAAGTACGGAAAATTGAAATTAAAACCCGCAGGCTGAGCGATCACGTCTTCGGCGGGGAATATCATTCTACTTTTAAGGGAAGAGGGATGACCTTTAGCGAGGTGCGTCAGTACCAGTTTGGTGATGACGTGAGAAGTATCGACTGGAATGTGACTGCGCGTTATAATGAGCCTTTTGTAAAAGTTTTTGAAGAAGAAAGGGAACTTACCATGATGTTGCTGGTAGATGTTTCAGCTTCAGAAATGTTCGGTACGCAGGAGCAGTTCAAGAAAGATGTGATTACTGAAATTGCTGCCACGCTGGCCTTTTCAGCTACGCAGAACAATGATAAGATCGGGCTGATGCTGTTTACAGACCAGATCGAACTCTATATTCCGCCGAAGAAAGGAAGATTGCACGTGCTCCGAATCATTCGCGAACTGCTGGAATTCAAACCGGCGGGTAAAAAGACGGATATCGCCAATGCGCTAAAATACCTTTCGAATGTCATGAAAAAGAAAGCGATCGTTTTCGTGCTTTCAGATTTCCTGGCAGACGATTACCGGCATACTTTAAAAATTGCGGCTAACAGGCACGATGTAACCGGTATCAGGGTGTATGATGAAGGAGAGGAAAGTATCCCGAATCTGGGACTGGTACAAATGTATGATGAAGAAACCGGAAGATACGTAACGGTGAACACCGGGTCAAAATCGGTTAGAAATGCCTATGCAGAGTATTACCGTGAGCGGCTGGATTATTTTCAGCAGAGTTTTTCTCAAAGCGGAGCCGGAGTAATTAGTAATAGAACCGACGAGAGTTACGTGAAAAAATTGCTCGGATATTTTAAAAGGAGAGCCTAA